DNA from Chrysemys picta bellii isolate R12L10 chromosome 13, ASM1138683v2, whole genome shotgun sequence:
CTTTGTCCAAGACAGGATTAAGAGATATCCCTCTTGATAAAACCAGTAGAGCTGGGGGTCAACATTTTTCTGCTAAAATGTTTTCCCCCATGCCAATTGGAAATGACTTTTCTTTTAAAGAGAAATTTTCACTCccacccaaaaatattttttggggggggggagcagtagGGAGTTGGTGGAAAAGCCTAAAATATGGAAATGTTTCTCTTTCCTGTAACCAAGTTGCAAAATGTCAAAATCTccaataaataaagaaatatatttttcagttGTTGAAAGTACAAcaacaaaacatgttttttagagttttcagtttctcaataaaaaaataaaaacaattcttgaacaaaaaagttatttttggcATTTCccacagaacccctcccccctcctctgcaataaatatataaaatttgtGACCAACTCTTGAAACCTGGCAGCAGAGAAAGGGAGCTAGAGAGCCAGAGGAAACTGtagggtctgtctgtgtccagcagtCTCAATAAAGAATCTTTTCTACTGTGAAATTCATTATGGTGGGAGGAAGTTTTGGGCAGAAGAGGGTATGAAGGAGGTATGAAGGATGCCTGTAATATGTAATGAATATAATATGTACATCTTTGCATTAGATTGTTATTGCATTGTTTGCTAGATAGCTATTAAGGGTTAAATCAGACACATCCACAAGAAAGGAGGTCACAGCCCAGATAGGAATTCCTCAGCAACACTCTACATTTATTTTCTATGATATGTTATCTCTGCCTAGTGGGTTGCTTAAACTGGTTTGACCAGGCTAAAGAGACACAGGGACTACTGAGACAACCCTATTTCCCAAAAATGGGGGTGTTTGGCTAAGTCAAGTGAAGTCATGATTATTAATAGCCACTCAGCCATAGGCAAATGCACCAATATCAAAAGATATTAAAATAAGACTTAAAAACTAAcaccagtattttaaaatattcatatatATTTAAAACCAACATAAATCATTATATCATATGTTATCACCAAGCTACttgctttttctttattttagtgGCTGACCATGCAAAACAGGCAATAACTTGGATCGCAGATATATTGCCAATTCCTAGTAAATATTCCATTTTCTGAGCAGTCGTAGAAAAAGGGACAAAAACACAGAAAGCCATTTTGATCTCAAGTGGCAATACAAAGTACAATCCAATAAAAAATGCAGTAGGTCTTTCACCTGCCCAAAGCCTAATGGACAGAAGTAGTTACATTTCTCAGTGCCTGTATATCAGCCTTCTAAGTAAGCTGACGGCATAGATTGAAAGCAGAGAGCTGtaacttgactttagcaaagcttttgatacggtctcccacaatattcttgctagcaagttaaagaagtatgggctggatgaatggactataaggtggatagaaagctggctagatcatcgggctcaacaggtagtgatctatggctccatgtctagttggcagccggtatcaagcggagtgccccgagggtcggtcctggggccggttatgttcaatatcttcattaatgatctggaggatggcgtggattgcaccctcataTGTTTTGTGCAAATAAGAAATTGCCCCCTACTGGAAGGAATGAgacttgctctgtgtgtgtgtgtgtgtgtgtgtgtgtgtgtatgcacacgcacacacacactgccccctgtCAGGGGAAAGATATTTTCTTGATGTGTATGGATGTCTCATTTCTgtatctgtggggagtggggagagaaagGGAATTGGGAAATCAGAGAGTTGTAAATAAGCAAACACTCAAAGCCACAAAGGGTTCACATGAGCAATTCCATCAGGGACCATAGGAATAAACACAAGCGTTTACACTTGAATGTCCTGGATCTCGCTGGTGCTGGTAGCACGATGTTCCCATTGAGGTTAGTGGGAGATGAAGGCCCTCCATCCAGCCATTCACAGGATAGGACCTTCTTATCtgttgggtttatttttaaagctgaaGGATAAATGACAATTTACCTTTAAAAGATACCTAATTAAACCCAAAATATTTAAGGGAACTTGTCCCTGGAGACTCAGAAAGCAGCTGAAATACCTCTAATCCACCCAGACCTTCATTCACAGCAGATGCAGGAGTGCTGCCTGGATATAGAGGTAAATCTGTGGTGGTTTGAATTTCATCTGAGGGTTTGATATTCAGGGATCTGTTCTGCTCTGCTCCTGGTTAGACTGATTCAAGCTTGCTAGGGTTGTCCTAGTCATCCGTGTAGCTGGGACGAGAACACGGGACATTTCATTGAGAATGAAACagactgaaatcaatgacaaagccTCAGCCTCTGCTCTTAGTTATTTGAGGGGGTTGCGTGTTCTGAGTCAATGATGACTCAGGATTGctgaactgggattatttaatcAAAGATTTATCAGTCAGAGATTAGCACAGCACAATACAAAAGGATAGTTACATTACCACCTTTGATGTAAGATCAAGAGCTGGGTCTGTGTCTCTTCTTCACTGTAACTGGAAGGACACCCAGTTTCCATTTCCCAAATAAGTTCCCATACCTGGGTCATTATATAGGGTATCCAAACAAAGAAAACCTCTTTGCTAAAAGAAACACACATTCTGATGTCATTTCTATACATTCTAAGTTTACCTGATTTACGTGTGAAGGCATAATTATTTACAGCAGAGAGGCCTAACAATTCTTCAAGATAATATCTTTCAATGGGTCTTTCTTCCCTCACAATCATTCTTCCCTATCTGATGTAACGATATGTTAGCATTTTAtacatatgtatgtgtgtgtgtgttttaagggGATGGTTCCCATGAATATCTGGAGGTTTATAGAGATAGGGACACTATGGATTATTATATTCAGTCTAAAGCACGGAATTCCTGAATAGGGTTACATATCAGCCAGGGACCAGTGTTCTGGCCTTAGAATTGAACATACTTTTTGTTAATATCCTAAAAATTCTAAAGAATAGTTAATATACAAATGAATCAAATATAGAGAACAAAACAGGACTAAAAGGGTTAGTATTTACTAACAGATACTCACAAGGGTAATCACTGAGTAACTACTCTGAATTGAAATGTCTGATTCCAGATTTACTGTGCGGCAATCTGAGTCTCATAGCAgggtttgtatttttcttttaatggcctgttgctagatagatagatagatagatagatagatagatagatagatagatagatgtaaaTGGGGCTAGCTAGCTCGATGGTGATGTACAGAGGCACAGCTTTGTTGAAGTTAGTGGGGCTACACCAGTGTATACCAGTTGATGAAACTAAAAAgactaagggctagattttttAAGATACGTAGATGCTgagtgggattttctaaagtaCCTAGGCACCAAACACTCTTTGATTTCAATAGCTGTTGGGTGCctagctgctttttaaaatcccaccaaGCAACTCAATAGCTTTAAAAAATCCAGCCACAAAAGACTaaaagaacttggcttgtttagcttagCAAAATGCATGCTGAGAAGGGATCTGATTGCCCTTTATAAATGCACTGTAAACATCAGGCAGGGTaaatgctggcacaagaacaaatggagatAAACGGTCTGTGAGTACATTTagtctggaaattagaagaatgtttctagccatcagaggagggaggttctggaacaacCTCCCAATAGGGGCAAACAATCTAATTAGTGTTAACATGGAGCTGGATCCTTTTATGATTTGGATTATACAATGTGGTTCCCAGTGaaagcagggaactggactcaatGAGCcaggaggtctcttccagtcctatgttcctatgaGCTGGCCCATAATGACCACATGGAAattctttttcctcctccttccacaGATGAGCTATACCAGTGAAATTGCACAGCGGAATCACAGCATGCTGACCCACTTCATTTTCTTCAGATTCTGGAGACATCCAGAGACCCGAGCAATATTTTGTATAGGTTTCTCCATTATCTATACCGTCGCCCTGACAGGAAACATCCTCATCATCTTCATGACAGTACTGGACCCAgccctccacacccccatgtatttcttccttcGGAACCTATCCTTCCTGTAGATCTGCTACACCTCAGTCACCGTCCCCAAGATACTGGTCAATTTAATCTCTGAGGAGAGAGTCATCTCCTTCACTGGATGCGCTGCCCAGATgtatttcttcctttctcttgGGATGGCAGAATGCTACCTGCTGGCTGCCATGGCATATGACCGCTACAGAGCCATCTGCTCCCCTCTGCACTACGCCCTCCTTATGAACCATAGGGCCTGTGCCAAGATGGCCGCTGCCTGCTGGCTCTGTGGAATTCTGATGCCGCTGGGCAACGTGGCTTGGATCTTTTCCTTGCCCTACTGCGGCCCCAACGAGATCAACCACTTCTTCTGTGATATCTACCCAGTGCTGAAGCTGGCCTGTGGGGACACGTTGAGGAATGAGGCCTCCATCCTAGCCCTCAGTGTTTTGATCAACCTGTCCTCCTTCTTGCTGGTTGTTGTGTCCTATGCTCAAATACTCTCCAGCATCCTGAAGACCCCATCAGCCAAGGGAAGACATAAGGCCTTCTcgacctgctcctctcacctcaccaTGGTCACCTTGTTCTACGGCTCAGCCTGTGCTATTTACCTGCGGCCGAAGTCCAACCACACAGTGGAGGTGGATATGTTGATCTCTC
Protein-coding regions in this window:
- the LOC112060556 gene encoding olfactory receptor 10C1-like; the encoded protein is MAYDRYRAICSPLHYALLMNHRACAKMAAACWLCGILMPLGNVAWIFSLPYCGPNEINHFFCDIYPVLKLACGDTLRNEASILALSVLINLSSFLLVVVSYAQILSSILKTPSAKGRHKAFSTCSSHLTMVTLFYGSACAIYLRPKSNHTVEVDMLISLFYSVLSLVLNPMIYSLRNKEVKSALSRLRGRRRFS